A single region of the Gammaproteobacteria bacterium genome encodes:
- a CDS encoding DUF190 domain-containing protein produces the protein MKRKEVTVVRIYLNERGSHLDNLLRRLHDWEKVRGVTVFRGISGFGNSGDMHTASLVDLSLDLPLVVEFFDEPDKAAEITRHLASSIKPDHIVSWSAWIHEQD, from the coding sequence GTGAAACGCAAAGAAGTCACCGTGGTGCGAATTTATCTGAACGAGCGTGGCAGTCATCTGGATAATCTGCTGCGCCGGCTGCACGACTGGGAAAAAGTGCGTGGTGTCACCGTGTTTCGCGGTATCAGCGGCTTTGGCAATTCAGGTGATATGCACACCGCCAGTTTGGTGGATCTTTCCCTGGACCTGCCGCTGGTGGTGGAGTTTTTCGACGAACCGGACAAAGCCGCCGAAATTACCCGGCATCTGGCCAGCAGCATCAAACCCGACCACATTGTCAGCTGGTCGGCGTGGATACATGAGCAAGACTAA
- the crcB gene encoding fluoride efflux transporter CrcB — MNQLIAIAVGGAVGAVLRFGVSTATYNILGRSFPFGTLMVNVLGSVLMGVLYVLFIDRLNIAPEWRAAVLIGLLGSFTTFSTFSLETLNLLENGAPVKALLNIMLSVALCLAAAWLGLALGRRL; from the coding sequence ATGAACCAACTCATCGCCATTGCTGTGGGCGGCGCCGTGGGTGCCGTGTTGCGTTTCGGGGTGTCCACCGCCACTTACAACATACTGGGGCGCAGTTTCCCCTTTGGCACGTTGATGGTCAATGTGCTGGGGTCAGTGTTGATGGGTGTGCTCTACGTGCTCTTCATCGACCGCCTGAACATCGCACCGGAGTGGCGCGCCGCCGTCTTGATTGGTTTGCTGGGGTCATTTACGACATTCTCCACCTTTTCTCTGGAAACGCTGAATCTGCTTGAAAACGGGGCGCCGGTGAAGGCGCTGCTGAACATCATGCTCAGTGTTGCGCTGTGCCTGGCGGCGGCGTGGCTGGGCCTGGCTCTGGGGAGGCGATTGTGA